A single window of Paenibacillus sp. SYP-B4298 DNA harbors:
- a CDS encoding SpoVR family protein, with amino-acid sequence MNQDEIRQLERAISEITEIATGFGLDFYPMRYEICPSDIIYTFGAYGMPTRFGHWSFGKTFHKMKMQYDLGLSKIYELVINSNPCYAFLLDGNSLIQNKLIVAHVLAHCDFFKNNARFSGSNRHMVESMSATAERIARYEMDYGAAKVERFIDAVLAIQEHVDPTLIKPYQLDKRRYMELQKKQEQERSSHQQHESPYDDLWDLDDRQREEESQPAGKRFPPAPEKDLLWFIQEYSPSLEEWQRDIISTLRDEMLYFWPQMETKIMNEGWASYWHQRIIRELDLTSEETIEFAKLNSAVVQPSRQSLNPYYLGLKLFEDIEKRWDNPTEEEREKLGRQPGSGRDKMFEVRETESDQSFLRNYLTKQLVEELDLYIFEKKGPEWKITDKTWESIRDQLSGSRVNCGFPTLMVVDGDFNRASELYLKHQYEGIELDLKYVERTLPYVVKLWGKNVHLETVIEGKAIAFSCDGGKTSRKFL; translated from the coding sequence GTGAATCAGGATGAGATCCGACAATTGGAGAGAGCGATCAGCGAGATTACCGAGATTGCGACTGGCTTTGGCCTTGACTTTTATCCGATGCGCTATGAGATATGCCCGTCTGACATCATCTACACCTTCGGCGCCTACGGGATGCCGACCCGCTTCGGCCATTGGAGCTTCGGCAAGACATTCCACAAGATGAAGATGCAGTATGACCTGGGCCTCAGCAAAATCTATGAGCTCGTCATCAACTCCAACCCTTGCTACGCCTTCCTGCTTGACGGCAATTCGCTGATCCAGAACAAGCTGATCGTTGCGCATGTGCTGGCGCACTGCGACTTCTTCAAGAACAATGCCCGCTTCTCAGGCTCCAACCGCCATATGGTTGAGAGCATGTCTGCCACGGCGGAGCGAATTGCTAGGTATGAGATGGATTATGGAGCCGCCAAGGTCGAGCGCTTCATTGATGCCGTCCTGGCCATTCAGGAGCATGTTGATCCGACATTGATCAAGCCCTACCAGCTCGACAAGCGCCGGTATATGGAGCTGCAAAAAAAGCAGGAGCAGGAGCGCTCCTCGCACCAGCAGCACGAAAGCCCCTATGATGATCTGTGGGACTTGGATGACCGCCAGCGCGAAGAGGAGTCGCAGCCCGCTGGCAAACGGTTCCCTCCTGCGCCCGAGAAGGATCTTCTGTGGTTCATTCAGGAATATTCTCCATCGCTGGAGGAGTGGCAGCGGGACATTATTTCTACGCTGCGAGATGAGATGCTGTACTTCTGGCCGCAGATGGAGACCAAGATTATGAATGAAGGCTGGGCATCCTATTGGCATCAGCGAATCATCCGCGAGCTGGACCTTACCAGCGAGGAGACGATTGAATTCGCCAAGCTCAACTCGGCTGTCGTCCAGCCGTCACGCCAAAGCCTGAATCCTTATTATCTGGGCCTGAAGCTATTCGAGGACATCGAGAAGCGCTGGGATAACCCTACCGAGGAGGAACGGGAAAAGCTGGGGCGTCAGCCGGGGAGCGGGCGTGACAAGATGTTCGAGGTGCGCGAGACGGAATCTGACCAGTCCTTCCTGCGCAATTACTTGACCAAGCAGCTCGTCGAGGAGCTCGATCTGTATATCTTCGAGAAGAAGGGGCCGGAATGGAAGATTACCGACAAAACATGGGAGTCGATTCGCGATCAGCTTTCCGGCTCGCGCGTCAACTGCGGTTTTCCGACCTTGATGGTCGTTGACGGCGATTTCAATCGCGCCTCCGAGTTGTATTTGAAGCATCAGTATGAGGGCATCGAGCTGGATCTGAAATATGTGGAGCGCACCCTCCCCTATGTGGTCAAACTATGGGGCAAGAACGTCCATCTGGAGACCGTCATTGAGGGCAAGGCGATCGCCTTCAGTTGCGATGGAGGCAAGACGAGCCGCAAGTTTCTATAA
- a CDS encoding transglutaminase family protein — MKLKIAHVTEYSYGHAVTDSVNEVRLSPCTDEKQSCYQHAIVVEPNASLFSYEDYFGNRVHAFSVNAPHTKLTIRTQMTVVTREVDKAERARRQSLGIKHWVWYESEEAHNRFAEYLLPTGYTTFTQEVEQLAGDWRGCGVYEWLAGLSSRIRSEFVYDPLATNVQTTVAEMVISRRGVCQDFAHLMISVCRHIGVPARYVSGYHFIGDLQGGSTDFQHASHAWVEAYVAGAGWCSFDPTNEAPVGERYVKLGHGRDYKDIVPVKGLYRGTGVQQLHVTVDVQRLKE, encoded by the coding sequence ATGAAGCTGAAGATTGCTCATGTGACCGAGTACAGCTATGGTCATGCCGTCACGGACAGTGTCAATGAAGTGCGGCTTAGTCCCTGTACAGACGAGAAGCAGTCCTGCTACCAGCATGCGATTGTAGTGGAGCCCAATGCCTCCTTGTTCAGCTATGAGGATTACTTCGGCAACCGTGTGCATGCCTTCTCTGTCAATGCGCCCCACACCAAGCTGACGATCAGGACGCAGATGACCGTAGTGACGCGGGAGGTGGATAAGGCGGAGCGGGCGCGCCGTCAGTCGCTTGGAATCAAGCACTGGGTATGGTATGAGAGCGAGGAGGCGCATAATCGGTTCGCGGAGTATCTGCTGCCCACAGGCTACACGACGTTCACGCAGGAAGTGGAGCAGTTGGCGGGCGATTGGCGGGGCTGTGGCGTCTATGAATGGCTGGCTGGTCTGTCATCACGCATTCGCTCCGAATTTGTCTATGATCCGCTGGCAACCAATGTGCAGACGACGGTGGCGGAGATGGTCATCTCTCGGCGCGGAGTATGTCAGGATTTCGCTCATCTGATGATCTCCGTCTGTCGTCACATCGGTGTGCCGGCGCGCTATGTGAGCGGCTATCACTTTATTGGCGACCTGCAGGGCGGCAGCACAGACTTTCAGCATGCCTCTCATGCCTGGGTAGAGGCCTATGTGGCAGGCGCCGGATGGTGCAGCTTCGATCCGACGAATGAAGCGCCTGTCGGCGAGCGCTATGTGAAGCTGGGGCATGGCCGCGATTATAAGGATATTGTACCCGTCAAGGGTCTATACCGCGGAACTGGCGTGCAGCAGCTTCATGTTACGGTTGATGTGCAGCGGTTGAAGGAGTAG
- a CDS encoding alpha-E domain-containing protein, which yields MLNRNAESLFWVGRYMERAENHARLIDVHYHLQSEADHSAADTEELQQRAAQRWIRIVDALGCRSIYEQRYSGYTESDVLYYVTHDREHANSLISCIQHARGNLRTLREKVPTEMWDAINTFYLWLRDKRQEELSGESPHQFYIRIKEWTALFLGISQSVMPRENEWYFIECGRYLERAENTLRIIQSAVGAGGAEEQSSYSYLQALLKSVSGYQVFRRYYADGVSVEAINEFLVLHPAFPRSVHFSLLEMHRHLSGIQFQDAQLKANHARMIRQAGRMIAELSCMEREDIGNGGEIVGELLEDCQELGVAFAKTFFRLGEASA from the coding sequence ATGCTGAACCGCAATGCAGAAAGCTTGTTTTGGGTCGGGCGTTATATGGAACGGGCGGAAAATCACGCGCGGCTGATCGATGTGCACTACCATCTGCAATCGGAGGCCGACCATTCAGCAGCGGACACTGAAGAATTACAGCAGCGCGCGGCACAGCGCTGGATTCGCATCGTGGACGCGCTCGGCTGCCGATCGATCTATGAGCAGCGCTACAGCGGCTATACAGAGAGCGACGTGCTGTACTATGTCACACATGACCGCGAGCACGCCAATTCGCTTATTTCCTGTATCCAACACGCCCGCGGCAATCTTCGCACCTTGCGTGAGAAGGTGCCTACCGAGATGTGGGATGCGATCAATACATTCTATCTATGGCTCCGTGACAAGCGTCAGGAGGAGCTGTCCGGCGAATCTCCGCATCAGTTCTATATTCGGATCAAGGAGTGGACGGCGCTCTTCCTCGGGATCAGCCAGTCGGTTATGCCGCGCGAGAACGAATGGTACTTCATCGAGTGCGGTCGCTACCTGGAGCGTGCGGAGAATACGCTGCGCATCATTCAATCCGCTGTGGGCGCGGGGGGAGCAGAGGAACAGAGCAGCTACTCCTATCTGCAGGCTCTGCTCAAGTCGGTCAGCGGCTATCAGGTGTTCCGCCGCTATTATGCGGATGGCGTGTCGGTCGAGGCTATTAACGAATTTCTTGTCCTGCACCCGGCATTTCCGCGCTCGGTTCACTTCTCCTTGCTGGAGATGCACCGCCATCTGAGCGGCATCCAGTTCCAGGATGCCCAGCTCAAGGCGAACCACGCCCGCATGATTCGCCAGGCAGGGCGGATGATCGCTGAGCTGTCCTGCATGGAACGCGAGGACATCGGCAACGGTGGAGAGATTGTGGGCGAGCTGCTGGAGGACTGTCAGGAGCTGGGGGTGGCCTTCGCCAAGACGTTCTTTCGGCTGGGGGAGGCGAGTGCATGA
- a CDS encoding circularly permuted type 2 ATP-grasp protein, with amino-acid sequence MSTARKSQPYYYDAHSFFDEMFMPDMTVRAHYEPIHRQFSRLKASELSYRQQALEQRMLEEGITFTLYSPNQREPLERTIPFDYIPRVIPGAEWRMVEQGIKQRVRALNAFTCDIYHEQRIVADGLIPRRMIVGNTYFRPEMVGFDVPCNAYMTTSGIDLIRDERGQYYVLEDNLRSPSGFSYLYKGRTLMSELFHDLYFSCSVQNIEHSLNHFLRSLRSLAPSGKKDPLIVLLTPGSYNSAYYEHTFLAQQMGIHLVEGRDLVYHNHKIYLRDLRGLRQVDVIYRRIDDDYLDPLAFQPDSLLGVPGLMNAYRAGNVAIANAPGTGVADDKAVYAYVPDMIRYYLGEEPLLNNVPTYLLSRKEDRAFVLEHLSELVVKETSLSGGYGMLIGPAATAKELAAFREAIIAHPERYIAQTTMMLSRAPVMQGGAMAPRHIDLRAFALMGSDLHVIPGGLTRVAMKEGSLVVNSSQGGGVKDTWVLQDE; translated from the coding sequence GATATGACGGTGAGAGCGCATTATGAGCCCATTCACCGGCAATTCTCCAGGCTGAAGGCTTCGGAGCTGTCCTATAGACAGCAGGCGCTGGAGCAACGAATGCTGGAGGAGGGCATCACCTTCACCCTCTATTCGCCCAATCAGCGGGAGCCGCTGGAGCGAACGATTCCTTTCGATTATATTCCCCGTGTCATTCCGGGAGCGGAGTGGCGCATGGTGGAGCAGGGAATCAAGCAGCGTGTGCGGGCGCTCAATGCTTTCACCTGCGACATCTATCATGAGCAGCGGATTGTAGCGGACGGGCTGATTCCGCGGCGGATGATTGTCGGGAACACCTATTTTCGACCGGAGATGGTGGGCTTTGATGTTCCCTGCAACGCTTATATGACCACATCAGGCATCGACCTGATTCGCGATGAGCGGGGACAATATTATGTGCTGGAGGATAATTTGCGTTCGCCTTCAGGATTTTCCTATCTCTATAAAGGCAGAACGTTGATGAGCGAGCTATTCCATGACTTGTACTTCTCCTGCTCGGTGCAGAACATCGAGCACAGTCTGAATCACTTCCTTCGCTCGCTGCGAAGTCTGGCGCCTTCGGGCAAGAAGGACCCGCTCATCGTGCTGCTGACGCCGGGGAGCTATAACTCGGCTTATTACGAGCATACCTTCCTGGCGCAGCAGATGGGTATTCATCTTGTGGAGGGCAGGGATCTGGTCTATCACAACCACAAGATCTATCTCAGGGATCTGCGTGGTCTGCGGCAAGTAGATGTTATCTATCGCCGCATCGATGATGACTATCTTGACCCGCTCGCGTTCCAGCCTGACTCGCTGCTGGGCGTGCCCGGTCTGATGAATGCGTACCGCGCCGGCAATGTCGCGATCGCGAATGCACCGGGCACCGGGGTCGCAGATGACAAGGCGGTATATGCTTATGTGCCCGATATGATTCGTTACTATCTGGGCGAGGAGCCGCTGCTGAATAATGTCCCGACGTATCTGCTCTCCCGCAAGGAGGACAGGGCATTCGTGCTGGAGCATCTGAGCGAGCTGGTGGTCAAGGAAACGTCCCTGTCGGGCGGTTATGGGATGCTGATCGGCCCGGCGGCTACAGCGAAGGAGCTGGCGGCCTTCAGAGAAGCGATCATCGCTCATCCGGAGCGCTATATTGCCCAGACGACGATGATGCTCTCGCGAGCGCCGGTGATGCAAGGTGGTGCGATGGCGCCGCGACATATCGATCTGAGAGCCTTCGCCTTGATGGGCAGCGACCTGCATGTCATCCCGGGCGGACTGACGCGCGTGGCGATGAAGGAGGGCTCGCTGGTTGTCAACTCCTCTCAAGGCGGCGGAGTGAAGGATACCTGGGTGCTGCAAGACGAATAA